The Raoultibacter phocaeensis genome includes a window with the following:
- a CDS encoding molybdopterin-dependent oxidoreductase, producing MSEEKSPQSGLTRRSFFKTAGVTAGALGLASAVGMTTAENWLAPMAAHAESSEEKTSYTFHYRHCQCNCHLKCTVRDGRLALIEPNDWPDKRNETVCLKGISEIQHTYSIDRLQVPLKRVGERGSGEFIEITWDEALDTIAGKVKETWDTYGAEAIAFQTAVDSLTTSLPKLLKGQEKPRRGIDIGLGNGFSPALAESGQQGASSNEVTDWKNAKTILNVGCNMLETCMVTARYFFEAKEAGAEIITFDPNFCVTAAKSTQWVPMIAGTDPALYLGMISIILDNEWFNEPYLKENTSMPFLVNRADGSLLRRDPATDIEQAGSENPFMVWDEGSHSVVEYDAEGAVPALDFETTLDGETYATVFKLLKENQKPYTSSWAAETTGIDEATLIEITDKYANCGPSILSFGFGGGEKFYNADVAGHAAVLLATLVGSFGTDIPGWGAGAYVNAYQKIFGAGKLASWPLPEECTTAKAAKDSVDFRDEESGIRFMWVQNGAFQQIAGNQNRTDEWAKTLDFVVVQDIWHTPSVDWADIVLPVCSHFELDEEVGFVRALRGHVLLQQKVLEPLFESKTDFWIECEIAKRLGYGDAMPKSQEELTRYQLEKSTDKALAGITLDEVIANNGVVALKDQPDISRSYSNQTYKTTSGKIDVYYENLVGYDQALPQYEAPHEARADNPLRETYPLHMTQRRSKYFIHQNFMDATWMRQYYKPTIEMNPIDLVARNLSSGDMVEAFNDRGSFSCECVATEAVRPGMAVVVEGIWGKYMNFGNLQNVTNDAVNPRGKALVKGRVIPFNDTLIEVKKA from the coding sequence ATGTCAGAAGAGAAAAGCCCGCAGAGCGGGCTCACTCGTAGGAGCTTCTTCAAAACGGCAGGCGTTACGGCGGGTGCTTTGGGCTTAGCAAGCGCCGTTGGCATGACAACTGCAGAAAACTGGCTTGCGCCGATGGCTGCTCATGCCGAATCATCAGAAGAAAAAACGAGCTATACCTTCCATTATCGCCACTGCCAGTGCAACTGTCATCTCAAGTGCACTGTTCGCGACGGGAGGCTTGCGCTTATCGAGCCCAATGACTGGCCGGATAAGAGAAACGAAACCGTTTGCCTCAAAGGAATCTCGGAGATCCAGCATACGTACAGCATCGATCGACTTCAGGTTCCGCTTAAGCGCGTCGGTGAGCGCGGTTCGGGTGAATTTATCGAGATTACATGGGATGAGGCACTCGATACCATTGCAGGGAAGGTGAAAGAGACGTGGGATACGTACGGTGCCGAGGCTATCGCATTTCAAACGGCGGTTGATTCTTTGACCACATCGCTTCCAAAGCTACTTAAGGGGCAAGAGAAGCCTCGCCGCGGTATCGATATAGGTTTGGGAAACGGATTCTCTCCCGCGTTAGCCGAATCCGGTCAGCAGGGTGCATCGTCAAACGAGGTGACCGATTGGAAGAACGCTAAAACCATCTTGAACGTCGGGTGCAATATGCTCGAAACCTGCATGGTAACAGCGCGGTACTTCTTCGAGGCGAAGGAGGCAGGGGCGGAGATCATCACCTTTGATCCTAACTTCTGCGTCACTGCAGCCAAGAGCACGCAGTGGGTACCTATGATTGCCGGTACCGATCCGGCGCTTTACCTGGGAATGATTTCGATCATTTTGGACAACGAGTGGTTTAACGAACCGTATCTCAAAGAGAATACGAGCATGCCGTTTTTGGTCAACCGTGCCGATGGTTCGCTTTTGAGAAGGGATCCCGCCACCGATATCGAGCAGGCAGGTAGCGAGAATCCGTTCATGGTGTGGGATGAAGGCTCCCATTCAGTGGTCGAGTACGATGCGGAAGGAGCGGTACCCGCCCTCGACTTCGAAACCACGCTTGACGGCGAAACCTACGCGACGGTATTCAAGCTGTTGAAAGAAAATCAAAAGCCGTATACGTCTTCGTGGGCTGCAGAGACCACGGGCATAGACGAAGCGACGCTTATCGAGATTACCGATAAATACGCTAACTGCGGGCCCTCGATTCTTTCATTCGGCTTTGGCGGCGGCGAGAAGTTCTACAATGCAGACGTGGCGGGTCATGCAGCTGTTTTGCTCGCAACGCTGGTCGGATCGTTCGGTACCGATATTCCTGGTTGGGGCGCAGGTGCCTACGTTAACGCATATCAGAAAATATTCGGTGCTGGCAAACTTGCGAGCTGGCCCTTGCCTGAAGAATGCACGACCGCAAAAGCAGCTAAAGACAGCGTCGACTTCCGCGACGAGGAAAGCGGCATCAGGTTCATGTGGGTGCAAAACGGTGCATTCCAGCAGATTGCCGGCAATCAGAACCGTACCGACGAATGGGCGAAAACACTCGACTTCGTCGTGGTCCAGGATATCTGGCATACGCCTTCTGTTGATTGGGCCGATATCGTGCTTCCCGTGTGTTCTCATTTCGAGTTGGACGAAGAAGTGGGCTTCGTGCGGGCTTTGCGAGGCCATGTGCTGCTTCAGCAAAAAGTTCTCGAACCGCTCTTCGAAAGCAAAACGGATTTTTGGATCGAATGCGAGATAGCAAAACGCTTAGGGTACGGGGATGCGATGCCCAAAAGTCAGGAAGAGCTTACCCGCTATCAACTTGAGAAGTCTACCGACAAAGCCCTTGCCGGAATCACGCTCGATGAGGTTATCGCAAACAACGGGGTCGTTGCACTCAAGGACCAGCCGGACATCTCGCGAAGCTACAGCAATCAGACGTACAAAACCACGTCGGGGAAGATCGACGTGTATTACGAGAATTTGGTGGGCTACGATCAGGCTCTGCCTCAATACGAAGCTCCCCACGAGGCTCGCGCGGATAACCCGTTGCGCGAGACGTACCCGCTCCATATGACGCAGCGTCGATCGAAGTACTTTATCCACCAAAACTTTATGGACGCTACGTGGATGCGCCAGTACTACAAACCCACGATCGAAATGAATCCTATCGACCTTGTCGCGCGCAACCTCTCGTCAGGTGACATGGTGGAAGCCTTCAACGACCGCGGTTCCTTTAGCTGCGAGTGCGTTGCCACTGAGGCGGTTCGTCCGGGTATGGCCGTCGTCGTCGAAGGGATATGGGGTAAGTACATGAACTTCGGCAATCTCCAAAACGTAACGAATGATGCCGTTAATCCTCGAGGAAAAGCGCTTGTCAAAGGAAGGGTCATACCGTTCAATGACACGCTTATCGAAGTGAAGAAAGCGTAG
- the nrfD gene encoding NrfD/PsrC family molybdoenzyme membrane anchor subunit: protein MRMLAADAWEPLIFSVYIVWYLFLAGVASGAFVVASLCSAYDALKRTNASEALAVRAQGGFIVAPVVMMLAALVLFIDLGSPEKAWQVVLTPFESVVSVGAWLVVLFLVLSAIVALCGLVARTVPSWFLWFSWIAGSALGLGVMTYTGLLLSDLVAIDVWHTWLLPLLFIVSSLATGLACVLAIGALLGNRLTDPTERLWFSSGILGLLEAAVLVAYLVDRVVFSETASASVEALLTGDLAGFFWLGIVVCGIVAPFFIHVLYKKMRGEALLLFGCAGVLVGGFFVRYCIVGAALYTPLAVGGFS, encoded by the coding sequence ATGAGGATGCTGGCGGCGGATGCGTGGGAGCCTTTGATTTTCAGCGTGTACATCGTGTGGTACCTGTTTCTTGCTGGAGTAGCGAGCGGTGCTTTCGTTGTCGCCTCCCTCTGCTCCGCCTACGATGCGCTCAAGCGAACGAATGCGTCCGAAGCGCTTGCGGTACGCGCGCAGGGCGGATTTATCGTTGCGCCGGTTGTCATGATGTTGGCGGCGCTGGTCTTGTTCATCGACTTGGGGTCTCCCGAAAAAGCGTGGCAGGTGGTTTTGACGCCGTTTGAATCGGTCGTTTCGGTGGGAGCGTGGCTCGTAGTTTTGTTTCTGGTCTTATCGGCGATTGTCGCGCTTTGCGGCCTTGTCGCCCGAACCGTTCCTTCGTGGTTTCTCTGGTTCTCGTGGATCGCCGGCAGCGCGCTCGGGCTCGGGGTCATGACCTACACGGGCTTGCTGCTTTCCGATCTCGTAGCGATCGATGTATGGCACACGTGGCTTCTGCCCCTTCTGTTCATCGTCTCGTCGCTTGCAACGGGGCTGGCGTGCGTGCTCGCGATAGGGGCGCTGCTTGGCAATCGCCTGACCGATCCGACCGAGCGGCTCTGGTTTTCAAGCGGTATTCTCGGTCTGCTCGAAGCGGCGGTACTGGTTGCGTACCTTGTCGACCGAGTTGTTTTTTCTGAAACGGCCTCCGCCTCGGTCGAGGCGCTTCTGACTGGCGATCTTGCAGGATTCTTTTGGCTCGGCATTGTGGTATGCGGCATCGTTGCACCGTTTTTCATTCATGTGCTGTACAAAAAGATGCGGGGCGAGGCGCTTTTGCTGTTCGGCTGCGCAGGGGTGCTCGTCGGCGGGTTCTTCGTCCGGTACTGCATCGTGGGAGCGGCTCTGTATACGCCGCTTGCCGTGGGAGGCTTTTCGTGA
- a CDS encoding TorD/DmsD family molecular chaperone, translated as MNALNRETWMLLGETYGFIGNSLLKPMNQTPSIGLDPAFWEDFPIVFSGEHVEGGLSNLRAYAFDAQTLGEEKAIEQAAVEYTRLFIGPPAPAAAPWETMNRADGATVGFGEATFRMRRLLREAGLEVKNENNQCEDHIGIELLYLSELCRRLAGGEGGEDAEEKIARFIDDHPLSWIEALREKVDAEYPRGYVAGLLELAEGVLAWQKAALAS; from the coding sequence ATGAACGCTTTGAATCGGGAAACATGGATGCTCCTTGGTGAAACGTACGGCTTTATCGGCAATTCGCTCTTAAAGCCGATGAACCAGACGCCCTCGATCGGACTCGACCCGGCGTTCTGGGAGGATTTTCCGATCGTTTTCTCGGGCGAGCACGTAGAGGGCGGCCTCTCGAACCTGCGCGCATACGCTTTTGATGCGCAGACGCTCGGCGAGGAAAAAGCTATCGAGCAGGCGGCCGTCGAATACACGCGCCTGTTCATCGGACCTCCTGCACCTGCTGCTGCGCCGTGGGAGACGATGAATCGTGCGGACGGAGCGACCGTCGGATTCGGTGAGGCAACGTTTCGGATGCGCAGGCTTCTGCGCGAAGCGGGCCTTGAGGTGAAAAACGAGAACAATCAGTGCGAAGATCATATCGGCATCGAGCTTTTGTACTTGTCCGAGCTGTGCCGCCGCTTGGCAGGGGGCGAGGGCGGGGAAGATGCCGAAGAGAAGATCGCCCGCTTTATCGACGATCATCCGCTTTCGTGGATCGAAGCGCTGCGCGAGAAGGTCGATGCGGAGTATCCGCGCGGGTATGTGGCGGGATTGCTCGAACTTGCCGAAGGTGTGCTGGCATGGCAGAAAGCAGCGCTTGCCTCTTAG
- a CDS encoding DMT family transporter — protein MKSTRWTYVWCVVAQTVIFGFGNAVTKLAYDSITPFWCLALRFGLALVVFGLFFGRRVVAQLRTAKLVDWLPAALCMAASYISCNVALALTSATNVGFLVALPIVFTPIVAALVLKRPYRIVHLPFQALAVFGLYLLCCNGGAFAFGWGEVLALVAAASLAGALVFGERGLKNLDVATVSATQIGVTFVLSVAGALVFEPVVDVAAVQPTAWAVIAFLALLSTCVTFALQNAALTRLSSTMVSMLLCGEPLFTAAFSWIVLGEVLTGIGFAGAALIVVCVLVETYLDGRPPRRAQTLSPSASSPSALARAARAEDGGY, from the coding sequence GTGAAATCGACGCGGTGGACATACGTATGGTGCGTGGTGGCGCAAACGGTGATATTCGGATTCGGAAATGCCGTGACGAAGCTCGCCTACGACAGCATAACGCCCTTTTGGTGCCTTGCCCTGCGCTTCGGACTCGCCCTTGTGGTGTTCGGACTGTTTTTCGGCCGTCGCGTGGTGGCACAGTTGCGCACGGCGAAGCTCGTCGATTGGCTCCCTGCTGCACTTTGCATGGCGGCGTCCTATATTTCGTGCAACGTCGCCCTCGCGCTTACGAGTGCGACTAACGTAGGCTTTCTTGTGGCGCTCCCGATCGTGTTCACTCCGATCGTAGCTGCGCTCGTGCTCAAGCGTCCGTATAGGATCGTGCATCTTCCGTTTCAGGCCCTTGCGGTATTCGGCCTGTATCTTCTGTGCTGCAACGGCGGGGCCTTCGCCTTCGGATGGGGAGAGGTGCTGGCCCTCGTCGCTGCCGCATCGCTCGCCGGAGCGCTCGTGTTCGGCGAGCGGGGCTTGAAGAACCTCGATGTGGCAACGGTTTCGGCTACTCAGATAGGCGTGACGTTCGTGCTGTCTGTTGCGGGGGCGCTTGTATTCGAACCGGTGGTCGATGTCGCGGCAGTTCAGCCCACTGCATGGGCCGTGATCGCGTTTCTGGCGCTTTTGAGCACCTGCGTGACCTTCGCCTTGCAAAACGCGGCGCTCACCCGCTTGTCATCGACGATGGTTTCGATGCTGCTGTGCGGTGAACCGCTGTTCACGGCTGCGTTCTCGTGGATCGTGCTCGGCGAGGTGCTTACCGGTATTGGCTTTGCAGGTGCGGCGCTCATCGTGGTGTGCGTTCTTGTCGAAACGTACCTCGACGGACGTCCGCCGCGCCGGGCGCAAACGCTTTCCCCGTCGGCATCGTCGCCTTCTGCGCTGGCTCGAGCCGCTCGCGCCGAAGATGGCGGATACTAG
- a CDS encoding 4Fe-4S dicluster domain-containing protein → MTKYGIAINVDRCTGCNTCAVACKMQNNVPMGMMWVRVINEGCDAEVGAQGTYPNLSRMTVPVACQHCENPACEKVCPTGATYKDEMGRVEINYDKCIGCRMCMAACPYNARVFNWDEPKRDPDFNYGDKDVPVRPKGVAEKCTLCKERTDRGVEPMCVRCCLSKARVFGDLDDPDSEISHVLRERQSTRLLEEKGTEPQVYYYV, encoded by the coding sequence ATGACGAAATACGGTATAGCCATCAATGTGGATCGTTGCACAGGGTGCAACACGTGCGCGGTGGCATGCAAAATGCAAAACAATGTGCCCATGGGAATGATGTGGGTTCGCGTTATCAACGAGGGCTGCGATGCGGAAGTTGGGGCTCAGGGCACGTATCCGAACCTTTCGCGTATGACGGTGCCTGTCGCGTGCCAGCACTGCGAGAATCCCGCGTGTGAGAAGGTGTGCCCGACGGGTGCTACGTACAAAGACGAGATGGGTCGCGTGGAGATCAACTACGACAAGTGCATCGGTTGTCGCATGTGCATGGCGGCATGTCCGTATAACGCACGTGTGTTCAACTGGGACGAGCCGAAGCGCGATCCCGATTTCAACTACGGAGACAAAGATGTTCCCGTGCGTCCCAAAGGCGTAGCTGAGAAATGCACGCTTTGCAAAGAACGTACCGACCGCGGCGTGGAACCCATGTGCGTGCGGTGCTGCCTATCGAAGGCGCGCGTGTTCGGCGATCTCGACGATCCCGATAGCGAGATATCGCACGTCCTTCGCGAGAGGCAATCTACGCGGCTGCTCGAGGAAAAGGGCACCGAGCCGCAAGTCTACTACTACGTGTAA
- a CDS encoding aminopeptidase has translation MTASPATALEVNLEKYARLIVEAGCNLQPGQELFLTSSVDTAAFARLITRTAYERGAKHVTVRYTDEQISRMHYDNCALEVFETMPEWAALLNNSMAREGAAVLSIISEDPEVMTGIDPAKAVANARAAHAACKEFYDALDFGRTVWCIAGAASPAWARKVFPDMPEAEAVEKLWDAIFTTARVHENDPIAAWEAHRASFAARTRLLNEQRFDALRYRTARGTDFTVGLPEKHLWNGGGDTTTSGTQFFPNIPTEEVFTTPHRLRAEGTVVSALPLIHNGTLIDRFSITFENGKAVSFEAEEGYDTLKSIIETDENSCRLGEVALVPFDSPIRNSGILFYNTLYDENASCHLALGQGFPDCYEGGTDKDADELLQAGVNKSATHVDFMIGTDDLSIEGIKNDGTIVPVFENGTWTGIFA, from the coding sequence ATGACCGCATCCCCCGCAACCGCTCTCGAAGTTAACCTCGAAAAGTACGCCCGCCTCATCGTCGAAGCAGGGTGCAACCTCCAACCGGGGCAAGAACTCTTTCTCACGTCGTCGGTGGATACCGCCGCATTCGCACGGCTCATCACGCGCACAGCGTACGAGCGGGGCGCGAAGCACGTAACCGTTCGCTACACCGACGAGCAGATATCACGCATGCACTACGACAACTGCGCTCTCGAAGTGTTCGAGACCATGCCCGAATGGGCTGCATTGCTCAACAACTCGATGGCGCGCGAGGGCGCCGCCGTCCTCTCGATCATCTCTGAAGATCCCGAAGTCATGACGGGCATCGATCCTGCGAAGGCCGTCGCAAACGCACGCGCCGCACATGCAGCCTGCAAGGAATTCTACGATGCGCTCGATTTCGGCCGCACCGTTTGGTGCATCGCAGGAGCAGCCTCCCCCGCATGGGCGCGCAAGGTATTTCCCGACATGCCCGAAGCCGAAGCAGTCGAGAAGCTCTGGGACGCCATCTTCACCACCGCCCGCGTACATGAAAACGATCCGATCGCAGCGTGGGAGGCGCACCGCGCAAGCTTCGCCGCACGCACCCGTCTTCTGAACGAGCAACGCTTCGATGCGCTGCGCTACCGCACCGCGCGGGGAACCGATTTCACCGTGGGCCTGCCTGAGAAGCATCTTTGGAACGGCGGGGGCGACACCACAACAAGCGGCACGCAGTTCTTCCCCAACATCCCCACCGAAGAGGTATTCACCACACCCCACCGCCTGCGGGCCGAAGGCACCGTGGTATCTGCGCTGCCGCTCATACACAACGGCACGCTCATCGACCGCTTCAGCATCACGTTCGAGAACGGCAAGGCGGTATCCTTCGAGGCAGAAGAGGGTTACGACACGCTGAAATCGATCATCGAGACCGACGAGAACTCGTGCAGGCTCGGCGAAGTCGCACTGGTGCCGTTCGATTCGCCCATCCGCAACTCAGGCATTCTGTTCTACAACACGCTCTACGACGAAAACGCCTCGTGCCATCTTGCACTCGGCCAGGGGTTTCCCGACTGCTACGAAGGCGGAACCGACAAAGATGCCGACGAGCTTTTGCAGGCGGGCGTGAACAAGAGCGCGACGCACGTGGATTTCATGATCGGAACCGACGACCTGTCCATCGAGGGCATCAAAAACGACGGTACGATCGTGCCTGTGTTCGAAAACGGCACCTGGACAGGCATCTTCGCCTAG
- a CDS encoding GntR family transcriptional regulator: protein MENDSRTIQITIDADSGIPIWLQLRNRLVYLISSGAFACDDKLPTVRELAVDLGINYNTVSKVYQDIERDGYIVSYRGRGTFVSDKYLKNEGAAESEADSLIDDFIRQCRELGIPRQDIPELVARRLQEADQR from the coding sequence GTGGAAAACGACAGTCGGACAATCCAGATCACCATCGATGCCGATAGCGGCATCCCCATCTGGTTGCAGCTTCGCAACCGTCTGGTGTATCTTATCAGCTCAGGGGCGTTCGCTTGTGACGATAAGCTTCCAACGGTGCGAGAGCTCGCTGTTGATCTGGGCATCAACTACAATACGGTCAGCAAGGTCTATCAGGATATCGAGCGTGACGGCTATATCGTTTCGTATCGGGGACGGGGCACGTTCGTATCCGACAAGTACTTAAAAAACGAGGGAGCGGCGGAAAGCGAAGCGGATTCGCTTATCGATGACTTCATTCGCCAATGCCGCGAGCTCGGTATTCCCCGACAAGATATCCCCGAGCTTGTTGCACGACGCCTTCAAGAAGCAGATCAGCGGTAA
- a CDS encoding slipin family protein: protein MKFNFRSEKKRKDVSTPKLDERRSVAATELEPNEATRAGVYVFSIVMFVLGFGIVFAATIAWMSIATVIASAVVGLLLAACVRIAPQWERVTVLRLGRFNRVAGPGVYALIPFVEYAAIHVDHRVMTSSFSAEAALTADLVPVDVDAILFWMVWDAEKACLEVENYPKAVLWSAQTAMRDAIGQVNLADLSMRRKQIDRELQEVMGAKCEQWGITVMSVEIRDIVIPLELQDALSKEAQAERERNARIILAEVEKDISEMFVEAAEVYDKNPKAMKLRAMNLAYESAKDGNGMVLAPSSLADGFDVSKLFGSE from the coding sequence ATGAAATTTAACTTCCGAAGCGAGAAGAAGAGAAAAGACGTTTCGACGCCGAAGCTCGACGAACGGCGTTCGGTTGCCGCGACGGAGCTCGAGCCGAACGAGGCCACGCGAGCGGGCGTGTACGTGTTCTCGATCGTCATGTTCGTGCTCGGATTCGGTATCGTGTTTGCAGCGACAATCGCATGGATGTCGATCGCCACTGTGATTGCCTCGGCCGTCGTCGGATTGTTGCTTGCAGCGTGCGTCCGCATCGCGCCGCAATGGGAGCGTGTGACGGTGCTGCGCCTCGGGCGATTCAACCGCGTGGCGGGCCCGGGCGTGTACGCGCTTATTCCCTTCGTCGAATACGCGGCGATTCATGTCGATCATCGCGTGATGACCTCGTCTTTTTCAGCGGAGGCGGCGCTTACCGCCGATCTCGTACCTGTCGATGTGGATGCGATTCTGTTCTGGATGGTGTGGGATGCCGAAAAGGCGTGCCTTGAGGTGGAGAACTATCCGAAAGCCGTGCTCTGGTCGGCGCAGACCGCCATGCGCGATGCTATCGGTCAGGTGAATCTCGCCGATCTTTCGATGCGCCGCAAGCAGATCGACCGCGAGCTGCAAGAGGTCATGGGGGCGAAATGCGAGCAGTGGGGGATAACCGTCATGTCGGTTGAAATTCGCGATATCGTGATTCCCCTGGAGTTACAGGATGCGCTTTCGAAGGAAGCGCAAGCCGAGCGCGAGCGAAACGCGCGCATCATCCTCGCCGAGGTCGAAAAGGATATCTCCGAGATGTTCGTCGAGGCGGCCGAAGTGTACGATAAGAACCCGAAGGCGATGAAGCTGCGCGCGATGAACCTTGCCTACGAAAGCGCGAAGGACGGCAACGGCATGGTGCTCGCCCCGAGCTCGCTAGCCGACGGATTCGACGTGAGCAAGCTGTTTGGGAGCGAGTAG
- a CDS encoding helix-turn-helix transcriptional regulator, giving the protein MNVEIAERLAARRKEAGLSQEGLAEKLGVSRQAVSKWERSESSPDTDNLIALAKLYGVSLDDLLYVDGSIEEDVVFEQIDRAAERAAANAATQSGPAPSSGQVPGSGIPQAEASSANAASETPPAPSSTPVEDDTATSSSHASGWTSGKGPEKVHIGLDGIHVLDGEDYVHVSWRDGVHVKDSKDGDEVHVGWNGVHVKEGSNHGRRHGHRDEGTRSGEGSGRDWCAAGDDEGNTVAWTGDGVVINGEQFDNWHDANEKYGHGHGGSWGRPSGYTVNGEYFDTLEEARARYGSEVGKSIPVRKHYRMAGWLKFPYPLVVIIVYLLLGFMANEWGTGLFVFFTIPVYYMIGHAVESKKYAHFVGGLYPIAVTAWFLWMAFVLNQPHPAWVAFLTIPLVEWAVHWTSRWWRRRKKEADVIEVEAK; this is encoded by the coding sequence ATGAACGTGGAGATCGCGGAGCGCCTCGCAGCACGGCGCAAGGAAGCGGGGCTTTCCCAGGAAGGTCTGGCAGAGAAGCTCGGAGTTTCCCGGCAGGCGGTTTCGAAGTGGGAGCGCTCGGAATCGTCACCCGATACCGATAACCTCATCGCGCTTGCGAAGCTCTACGGCGTGTCGCTCGACGACCTGCTCTATGTAGACGGCAGCATCGAGGAAGATGTGGTATTCGAGCAAATTGACCGAGCAGCCGAACGTGCGGCGGCGAATGCAGCAACCCAAAGCGGACCGGCGCCGTCATCCGGGCAGGTGCCGGGGTCGGGGATCCCACAAGCCGAAGCGTCATCGGCAAACGCAGCCTCCGAAACGCCTCCTGCGCCCAGCTCGACACCTGTCGAGGACGATACGGCTACTTCGTCGTCACACGCTTCGGGATGGACAAGCGGCAAAGGGCCCGAGAAGGTGCACATCGGCCTCGACGGTATCCACGTGCTCGATGGAGAGGACTATGTGCACGTGTCATGGCGCGACGGCGTCCACGTGAAGGATTCCAAAGACGGTGATGAGGTCCATGTTGGGTGGAACGGCGTTCACGTGAAGGAGGGGTCGAACCATGGCCGCCGGCACGGCCATCGCGACGAAGGGACGCGTTCGGGCGAGGGCAGCGGCAGAGACTGGTGCGCTGCGGGCGACGACGAGGGCAACACCGTCGCATGGACGGGCGATGGGGTCGTGATCAACGGCGAGCAGTTCGACAACTGGCACGATGCAAACGAGAAATACGGCCATGGACACGGCGGATCTTGGGGCCGGCCGAGCGGCTATACCGTCAACGGCGAGTACTTCGACACGCTTGAAGAAGCGCGCGCCCGCTACGGGAGCGAAGTGGGCAAGAGCATTCCCGTTCGCAAGCACTACCGTATGGCTGGGTGGCTGAAATTCCCGTACCCGCTCGTCGTCATCATCGTGTACCTGCTGCTCGGGTTTATGGCGAACGAGTGGGGTACGGGCTTGTTCGTGTTCTTCACGATTCCCGTGTATTACATGATCGGACATGCGGTCGAATCGAAGAAATACGCACACTTCGTCGGCGGCCTGTACCCGATTGCAGTGACGGCGTGGTTTCTCTGGATGGCGTTCGTGCTGAACCAGCCGCATCCCGCTTGGGTCGCATTTCTCACGATTCCCCTTGTCGAGTGGGCTGTTCATTGGACTTCCCGCTGGTGGCGTCGCCGCAAGAAAGAAGCCGACGTCATCGAGGTGGAGGCGAAGTAA
- the nrfD gene encoding NrfD/PsrC family molybdoenzyme membrane anchor subunit translates to MKTSNAFKVTAAVLGVLTVVGVAAWIYQLMGGLGVTGMNNGTSWGLYITCFMFFVGLSAGGLIVASSASVFHVKEYKKVALPAVILSTVCICLAGMFVLIDLGGVQRIYQLLLSPNVMSPLFWDICVITLYLIINIVYLYFMVSKKADPRKVAIVSRFALPVAILVHSVTAWIFGLQIAREGWYSAIMAPIFVASALDSGLALLILALSGLKKAKLFDVDKKLIANLAGLLATCIAIDAFFVGCELLTVAYPQATGGMALLGEMFTGSTALFFWGEIILGLIIPFCILVFAKNRQKTGLVLFASVCVVVGVFFKRVWLLFTSFIHPNLYGAPGIASGSSKAAHATGAEMWALTGAYAPTWVEIVVVIGVVSLGVLAFMLLSRRFLAQAPKGEADDPASDDCSTTAAQTA, encoded by the coding sequence ATGAAAACATCGAATGCGTTTAAGGTTACCGCGGCGGTTCTGGGCGTCCTCACCGTTGTTGGCGTCGCCGCTTGGATCTATCAGCTCATGGGCGGTCTCGGCGTCACTGGCATGAACAACGGGACCTCGTGGGGCCTCTACATCACCTGCTTCATGTTCTTCGTCGGGCTTTCCGCAGGCGGGCTCATCGTGGCCTCGTCGGCATCGGTCTTCCATGTGAAGGAATACAAGAAGGTGGCGCTTCCCGCTGTCATTCTCTCGACCGTGTGCATTTGTTTAGCCGGCATGTTCGTGCTCATCGACCTCGGCGGCGTCCAGCGCATTTACCAGCTGCTGCTCTCGCCGAACGTCATGTCACCTCTGTTCTGGGATATCTGCGTGATTACGCTGTATCTGATCATCAACATCGTGTACCTGTACTTCATGGTGTCGAAGAAGGCCGATCCTCGCAAAGTGGCCATCGTGTCCCGCTTCGCGCTGCCCGTCGCCATCCTCGTCCACAGCGTGACCGCATGGATCTTCGGACTTCAGATCGCGCGCGAAGGCTGGTACTCGGCAATCATGGCTCCGATCTTCGTTGCTTCGGCTTTGGATTCCGGCTTGGCGCTGCTCATCCTTGCGCTTTCGGGACTGAAGAAGGCGAAGCTGTTCGACGTCGACAAGAAGCTGATCGCTAACCTTGCGGGCTTGCTTGCCACCTGCATTGCCATCGACGCGTTCTTCGTTGGCTGCGAGCTGTTGACGGTTGCGTATCCCCAGGCTACAGGCGGTATGGCTTTGCTCGGCGAGATGTTCACCGGTTCGACGGCGCTCTTCTTCTGGGGCGAAATCATTCTCGGTCTCATCATTCCGTTCTGCATTCTCGTGTTCGCGAAAAACCGGCAGAAAACGGGACTCGTGTTGTTCGCCTCGGTGTGCGTAGTCGTCGGCGTGTTCTTCAAGCGCGTATGGCTTCTGTTCACCTCGTTCATCCACCCGAACCTCTACGGCGCGCCGGGCATTGCGTCGGGGTCGAGCAAAGCAGCTCATGCGACGGGTGCCGAGATGTGGGCGCTTACGGGTGCATATGCTCCCACATGGGTTGAGATCGTTGTGGTCATCGGCGTGGTGTCGCTTGGGGTGTTGGCCTTCATGCTGCTTTCGAGGCGTTTTCTGGCTCAAGCTCCGAAAGGCGAAGCGGACGATCCGGCATCAGACGATTGCTCGACGACCGCTGCGCAGACCGCCTGA